The following proteins are co-located in the Telopea speciosissima isolate NSW1024214 ecotype Mountain lineage chromosome 9, Tspe_v1, whole genome shotgun sequence genome:
- the LOC122639238 gene encoding disease resistance protein RPV1-like: MNSNIEQDTLEHPIGLDSHIKRIDGFLNDGRSDVVHIIGIYGPGGIGKTTIAKAVFNIAFLLILERIQEKGREHGDIYNEDRGIVIIKECLRHKKVLIVLDDVNEMKQFKKLVGGRDFLDAGSQIILTTREEDLLNRLKVDDKYMVETMNQDESLQLFSLHAFQENHPSQGFELLSEEVIHYAGGLPLALVIVGSHLSEGSKDHWKRELDKLKKIPNDEIFLVLEISYNALDEFDKKVFLDISCFFNGEDKNFVIKILDACDLGGEAAIELLKQKSLIIIDGYNKLCMHDLIQDMGREIVRKQSLKKPGGRSRLWDTDDAIEVLIDLTVSINMKIGTDEVQGFQLNLSRCNEEELSLPLTTEGFSKMPKLRLLMVDSRIDGDNINFDEAHSLQVGASCFRKLVWASWDGFPFECIPDYFQLGNLVILDMQGSKLKKVWKGSKVCDNFVEFSYIYFEFYHIYFVETNFSPLSQSLLSNFSKVQNLEKLILKDCESLVEPLANLKPLANLKVLNVSGSRNLTCTPDLSKVPNLEKLILKDCESLVQVHESISLCSKLQSLNVSDCKRLESLPMLPSSLCSLDASGCSELKRLPNLSNLNHLTMLKLKGCKELTEIKGLKGLQSAATINLEDSTKLESFVEKKIFQVGSLSLSLSITY, encoded by the exons ATGAATTCG AATATTGAACAAGACACCCTAGAGCATCCAATTGGGTTAGATTCCCACATCAAGCGCATAGATGGTTTCCTAAATGATGGCAGATCAGATGTTGTTCACATCATAGGTATATATGGCCCTGGTGGAATTGGTAAGACAACTATAGCGAAGGCCGTTTTTAATATTGCTTTCTTGCTAATATTAGAGAGGATTCAAGAAAAAGGG AGAGAACACGGTGACATATACAATGAGGATAGAGGAATAGTTATTATCAAAGAATGTTTACGCCATAAAAAAGTTTTGATAGTTCTTGATGATGTGAATGAAATGAAACAATTCAAAAAATTAGTTGGAGGGCGTGATTTTCTTGATGCGGGAAGTCAAATCATCCTTACAACCAGAGAGGAAGATTTGCTAAATAGGTTGAAGGTGGATGATAAATATATGGTCGAGACAATGAATCAAGATGAATCCCTTCAACTTTTCAGTCTCCATGCCTTTCAAGAAAATCATCCATCACAAGGCTTTGAGCTGCTCTCAGAAGAGGTAATTCATTATGCAGGGGGCCTTCCATTAGCTCTTGTGATTGTGGGTTCTCATCTATCCGAAGGAAGTAAAGATCACTGGAAAAGGGAATTGGATAAGTTAAAAAAGATACCCAATGATGAGATTTTTCTGGTACTTGAAATAAGTTATAATGCATTGGATGAATTCGACAAAAAGGTATTCCTTGATATATCATGCTTTTTCAATGGAGAGGAcaaaaattttgtaattaaaattCTAGATGCTTGTGATCTGGGCGGAGAAGCTGCAATTGAACTTCTCAAACAAAAGTCTCTGATAATAATTGATGGATATAACAAGCTATGCATGCATGATCTTATTCAAGACATGGGAAGGGAAATTGTTCGCAAACAGTCTCTTAAGAAGCCTGGAGGGCGTAGTAGATTGTGGGATACTGATGATGCCATTGAAGTATTGATAGATCTCACTGTAAGTATTA ATATGAAAATT GGAACTGATGAAGTTCAAGGCTTTCAATTAAACTTGTCTCGATGTAATGAAGAAGAGCTCAGTCTGCCGCTAACCACtgaaggattttctaaaatgccTAAGCTAAGATTACTCATGGTTGATAGTCGTATTGATGGCGACAATATTAATTTTGATGAAGCACATTCTCTTCAAGTGGGGGCTAGTTGTTTCAGAAAGTTAGTTTGGGCTAGTTGGGATGGATTCCCCTTCGAATGTATACCAGATTATTTTCAATTGGGGAACCTTGTCATTCTTGACATGCAAGGCagcaaactcaaaaaagtttGGAAGGGAAGCAAGGTATGCGACAATTTTGTTGAGTTTTCCTatatctattttgagttttatcATATTTATTTTGTGGAAACTAATTTTTCCCCTTTGTCCCAGTCTCTATTGTCAA ACTTCTCAAAGGTCCAAAATCTTGAGAAATTGATTCTCAAGGATTGTGAAAGTTTGGTTGAG CCTCTTGCAAATTTGAAG CCTCTTGCAAATTTGAAGGTACTCAATGTTAGTGGTTCTCGCAACCTTACCTGTACGCCGGACTTGTCAAAAGTCCCAAATCTTGAGAAATTGATTCTCAAGGATTGTGAAAGTTTGGTTCAAGTCCATGAAAGTATTTCTTTATGCTCGAAACTTCAAAGTCTGAACGTGTCTGATTGCAAGAGACTCGAATCTCTCCCAATGCTTCCATCAAGTTTGTGTTCTCTCGATGCATCAGGTTGCAGTGAGTTGAAAAGGTTACCAAATCTGTCCAACTTGAACCACCTAACGATGCTAAAGCTTAAAGGGTGTAAAGAGCTGACTGAAATTAAGGGCTTAAAGGGTTTGCAATCTGCGGCAACTATAAACTTAGAAGACTCTACCAAATTGGAAAGTTTTGTCGAGAAGAAAATCTTTCAagttggctctctctctctctctctctcaattacGTATTGA
- the LOC122639239 gene encoding TMV resistance protein N-like, with protein MAAKMTCGASSSDSSGPYDVFLSFCGQDTRTTFTDHLFNALIQFGIQTFRDNEELNRGEDISKELMAAIEVSRIAIIFFSENYASSSWCLLELAKIMECNKDGRMEKVLPVFYKVDPSDPSDVRHQRNTYEKAFKGHEERFKNEMEKVQTWRSCSHRCCQLVRVGSNKSC; from the coding sequence ATGGCTGCCAAGATGACCTGTGgagcttcttcttctgattcATCCGGTCCGTATGATGTCTTCCTGAGTTTTTGCGGGCAGGACACTCGCACCACCTTCACTGATCACCTCTTTAATGCGTTGATCCAGTTTGGGATTCAAACCTTTAGAGACAATGAAGAGCTAAACAGAGGAGAGGATATCTCTAAAGAACTGATGGCAGCCATCGAAGTTTCTAGGATtgccattatcttcttctctgaaAATTATGCTTCTTCGAGCTGGTGCCTTCTTGAGCTGGCGAAGATCATGGAATGCAATAAAGATGGCAGAATGGAAAAGGTTCTGCCTGTTTTCTACAAGGTGGATCCATCGGATCCATCGGATGTCAGGCATCAACGTAACACTTATGAGAAGGCATTTAAGGGACACGAAGAGCGTTTcaagaatgagatggagaaggtACAGACGTGGAGGTCCTGCTCTCACAGATGCTGCCAACTTGTCAGGGTGGGATCAAATAAAAGTTGCTGA